The following nucleotide sequence is from uncultured Methanobrevibacter sp..
GACAATAATTTGATGAGAAAGGAGTTGAAAAATAAGAATAAATTGATTGAAAAGAAAAATAAGGAGCTTAAGAAAAAGGATAATGAAATTAAAAGCTTATTGAATTCCAAATCTTGGAAAATAACAAAACCAATGAGAAAATTAAAATCAGTTTTAAAAAAATAGCTATTTTGAAAAATAAGAAAAAGTTTTAAAAAAATAAGAATAAAAATCTAAAAAAAATAAGAAGAAAAGATTTAAATCAAACTTTTAAAAGTTTGGAATTATAATAATTCTTTTCTTAAGTCAATAGTGTCCTTTAAGTCTGGTCCGGTGGATATGATTGTTACTGGAACACCAGTCTCTTGTTCTATTTCTGAAATGAATGCCTTGGTTTCAGCGGATAATTGACCGTAATCCTGTACACGAGCACAGTCATATAACTTATCAACACAAGTTAAAGCTATTTGAGTAGCCCCATTTATTCTACAAGATTCCTTAGCAAGTTCCATAATTCTTCTACGTCTTCCAGTTACAACACCATATTCCTCAAGACCTTTGCTTTCCGCTTCCTCTTGAGTCATTTCTGTTGGGAAAGGACCTTCTCCAACACGGGAAATGTAAGATTTGAATACATTGATTACCTCATCCACTTTAGTTGGCCCTACACCAACATCTGCTGCAAAAGTTGATGCAGTGGTGTCTTTACTGGTCACAAATGGATATGAACCGTAATAAAGTGAAAGGGCAAAACCTTGTGAACCCTCAATGAATACATCTTCACCATTGTCAATAGCTTCATTGCATGCAACAGACACATCAGCAAGATAATCTTCAAGTTCCGGGACATCTTTTGCAAGTCCAACTGATCTCATTACACGATCTGAATTAGCAGGCCCGCAACCGGATCCTGTACTTCCAATTTTTTTAGCCAAATGCTCTGAATTCTTATCTCTAGCCATGTGTTCTTCAGTAATGATAGCACATCTAGGGTCTACAGACATTCTTCCCTTTACATCATATTTCTTTAAGTCTTCAAATTCCTTAAATAATACATCTGGATTTACTAAAACTCCTGCACCAATCATGAGTTTAGCATCTTTATGAACAAAACCAGATGGAGTTAATCTTAAGCCATATTTTTCGCCATTGAATTCAACAGAATGCCCTGCATTTGGTCCGACTCCTGCACGAGCAATAATGCTTGGCTTATCATTATCACAAAGGTAGGTGATGCACTTTCCTTTACCTTCATCTCCCCAAGCTCCACCAACTAGTATACTACAAGTCATTTAAAATCTCCTTTAAATATATTTTTAGTTAGTTTAATTAATTTTAATTAATTTCATTAGTTTTTATCAGTTTTTATAGTCTTAGTAGTCTTAAGTATAGTTAAATATAGTTTAATAGAAAAGTTCATTTTAAACTATTAAAATTAAAATAAATAGTTCATTGACCATATATATTTTATTTTTCAACATTTATAAATATTATCATGACTGAATAATATTGAAAAAATAGCTTGAAAAATATACAAAATGCTAGAAAAATAAGAATAATGAATAAAAACTAAAAAGATATTAAGCATCTTCCAATATTTCCAAAAGCTTTTGAAGATATAAGTATCTCTCGTATTTGAATTGCTCATTGCTTCCTAAAAATGCATCCAATACATGGGAGTTCATTTGACGCAATATGTATAATTGAATAATGTTTTTTACATCCTCATCAATCTTTCCATGAAGAATCAATTGTCCAAAGCCAGTAGCGATGATAGTATAGTCCAAAGTCATCAATTCATCATAAAAATCCAAATCCTGGATGATTTTCAATATGTTTTCACTTTCAATAATCCCATCATTGAAATCCTCCAATTCCAAATCCCAGGATT
It contains:
- a CDS encoding adenylosuccinate synthetase, with product MTCSILVGGAWGDEGKGKCITYLCDNDKPSIIARAGVGPNAGHSVEFNGEKYGLRLTPSGFVHKDAKLMIGAGVLVNPDVLFKEFEDLKKYDVKGRMSVDPRCAIITEEHMARDKNSEHLAKKIGSTGSGCGPANSDRVMRSVGLAKDVPELEDYLADVSVACNEAIDNGEDVFIEGSQGFALSLYYGSYPFVTSKDTTASTFAADVGVGPTKVDEVINVFKSYISRVGEGPFPTEMTQEEAESKGLEEYGVVTGRRRRIMELAKESCRINGATQIALTCVDKLYDCARVQDYGQLSAETKAFISEIEQETGVPVTIISTGPDLKDTIDLRKELL